Proteins from a single region of Undibacterium sp. KW1:
- a CDS encoding O-acetyl-ADP-ribose deacetylase: MPHIRAIRADITKLQVDAIVNAANSSLLGGGGVDGAIHRAAGPELVHECRLLGGCKTGEAKLTKGYRLPASFIIHTVGPVWRNGTNNEAGLLASCYYNAMRIAAEKQLTSIAFPSISTGIYGYPIEQAARVAVSYVRSTLTDYSVLQEVIFCCFSDSDLKIYEAVLAESAESAESAETANTAP, from the coding sequence ATGCCACACATCCGCGCCATTCGTGCAGACATCACCAAGCTGCAAGTCGATGCCATCGTCAATGCCGCCAATTCTTCCCTGCTGGGCGGTGGTGGCGTTGATGGGGCAATACATAGAGCTGCCGGGCCTGAACTGGTACATGAATGCCGCCTGCTCGGTGGTTGCAAGACCGGAGAAGCAAAGCTCACCAAGGGCTATCGTTTGCCCGCCAGTTTCATCATCCACACCGTGGGCCCGGTCTGGCGCAACGGCACCAACAATGAAGCTGGCCTGCTTGCCTCTTGCTACTACAACGCCATGCGCATTGCAGCAGAAAAACAGCTCACCAGTATCGCTTTTCCCAGCATCAGCACCGGTATTTATGGCTACCCCATAGAACAGGCTGCCCGTGTTGCAGTAAGCTATGTGCGCTCAACGCTGACAGACTACTCCGTGCTACAGGAAGTGATTTTCTGTTGCTTCTCAGACAGTGACCTCAAGATTTACGAGGCCGTATTGGCCGAATCGGCCGAATCGGCTGAATCGGCTGAAACAGCAAACACGGCACCATGA
- a CDS encoding lysozyme inhibitor LprI family protein, which produces MRYLICFITLACASQLALALDCSKASNTLEINECASIEQKKVEAKLNAVYQRVMKFLDKQIADGDLDKASKTTLIEAQRAWLKFREADCSAVYQYHIAGTIRNVMHIGCMQTHTERRIKDLEEYEKN; this is translated from the coding sequence ATGCGCTACCTCATCTGCTTCATTACCCTGGCCTGTGCCAGCCAGTTGGCCCTGGCACTGGATTGCAGCAAGGCATCCAATACGCTTGAGATCAATGAGTGCGCATCCATAGAACAAAAGAAAGTGGAAGCAAAACTCAACGCCGTTTATCAGCGCGTGATGAAGTTCCTCGACAAACAGATTGCCGACGGCGATCTGGACAAGGCATCAAAGACTACGCTCATAGAAGCCCAGCGCGCCTGGCTCAAGTTCCGTGAAGCAGACTGCAGTGCCGTCTATCAGTACCACATTGCAGGCACCATACGCAATGTCATGCACATAGGCTGCATGCAAACCCATACTGAGCGGCGTATCAAGGATCTGGAAGAGTATGAAAAGAATTGA